Within the archaeon BMS3Bbin15 genome, the region TGCTCTCCTTATATATTCAACAATATTCTACTTCTTCAACAGCATGCAGGAATTGACAACCGGAGGTAACATACTTTCAGTGATTTTAATTCTCGGCACAGTTATTGCAGTTGCCTACTTCTATGGAAATGCAATATCACATATTCTCAGATATCTTGGCATCAGCCATGGACATTAAGGGGGTAAAAAGATGAGCGGGTTTATACCACCACCAACAGGAATAGAAGTTGCCTTTGTTGATATAACACTGATTAAGGCACTGGCGGTTATACTTCTCGGCTTTATAGGAGGGACACTGAGCGGTTTTCTCGGAAGTGGCGGCGCCTTTATTATGACACCGGGAATGATGAATTTGGGAGTACCCGGAATTCTTGCTGTTGGATCAAATATAACCCACAAGTTCGGAAAAGCCCTGGTTGGTTCCAAGAGTCACGGTGAGCTCGGCCACGTAGATAAGAAAATGGCAATAATGATGGTGGTAGGTCTTGTTGCAGGTGTGCAGGTAGCAGTCAATATAAATGAAAATATTTTTGATAATCTGGGAAAAGTGGCCTCGGACCTCTATATAAGTATCATATTTATAATTATACTTACAGCAATAACTCTTGTGATTCTGAGAGATATAATAAAAGGCAATGGGGAGGATACGGGTAAGAAAGGACATGATTTACCCTCAAAAATCCAGAAAATAAAAATACCGCCCATGGTACATTTCGATGTCGCAAATATTACAGTTTCTCTCTGGTTTCCCCTTATTGTAGCTTTTGCCACAGGTTACCTTGCAGGAACAATAGGTGTTGGTGGTTTTATAGGTGTGCCAGCAATGATTTATATCCTTGGAATGAGTACAAGACTTGCAGCAGGCACAGAGCTTTTCCTTGCCATATTTTCAGGGGCCTGGGGTGCAATTAACTATGCTCTCACAGGCTTCGTTGACCTCCGTCTGGTTGTTCTTCTATATCTGGGTTCACTTATAGGAGTCCAGGTAGGAGCAATAGCCACAGAGCTTATAGAGCAGAGAGTTGCAAAACTTGTCCTTGTAACAGTGATAGCAACTGCAGACCTTGGAAGAATTGTTATGATCCCGGACTATCTTATGAAGATGGGACTGTTTATCATGGGGGAGTCCACAGGGCGCCTGCTGAGCAATTTAAGCATAATTCTTCTTTTTGGAGGTGCAATTATCGGGATAATTATAATCTTCAAGAAGATGGTTGACGGTTTAAACCAATCATCAAAAACCCACAAGACTGTAAATTAGGAGGTGAAAAAAATTACACCCTTTAAACATATTTTAGTTGCAACAGATGGTTCAAAATTCAGTGAAGAAGCAGTAAAGTATGCAGTTAAATTAGCCAGAGAAACTGGAGTAAAGCTAACTGTCCTTCATGTTGCAAATGTACAGGGTTATATTGAAGTTATGTGGCATGATATGAAAAAGAGGTATATGGATGAAGCAGAGATGATAATGAAAAAACTCAGAGAAGAGTTGAACTTTGATGACAATGTAAACTTTATTATTAAGGAGGGTATACCCTACAGGAAAATAGTGGAAACTGCATATGAGCTTGGATGTGATTTAATAGTACTGGGAAGCCATGGCCACAGCACTCTGGAGAAAATTCTGTTAGGAAGTGTTGCAGAAAGGGTTATAGGTATATCTCATATACCAGTTATGATTGTTCCACCCAGAGAATAATTATTCAAATGTTTTTCAAGCAAGCTTTTTAATACTTCCAAGAGCAATTTAATATTATGCTCCTGCTCATACTTCTATCCCTGTCAGTTCTGAACAGTGCCACAATGTTCAGCCACAGCATGGCTTCTCCTGTTTATGAAGTTGCTATGAGCAGTCAGGGGAAAAGCTTTGCTGTCAGGACCCTGGACGACAGAGTTTACTTCTTCAACTCAGGGGGTTCAACCATACTTGAAAAATCCTATCCGAGAAATGTAAAGGTTATAGCTGTGTCAGATGGCGGCTCCTATCTCGGCGTGGGCGATATAGATGGAAATCTCAGAATTTATAAGGAATCTGAAGATGTATTCAACTTAAAGGCTGATAATGCAATATCAGGCCTTGCTATCTCAAATAATGGAGAGATTATTGCGTATTCCTCTGACAAAAAACTCGGAATTATTTCCTTCTTAAAGCCCTTCACTCAAATAAACCTTGGAAATTATATATACTCTGTGGGAATATCCAGAGATGGTTCGGAAATTGCTGCTGGACTGAGCAACGGAAGTTTAATTATACTGAATCAGAAGGGAAAAATTGTTAAGAATATTGACCTGGGCAATCTAATATATGAGGTTGAGGTATCAGAAGATGGGAGCACTATTCTTGCAAGAACAACTAAGAGAATTGTTATTCTGACATCTTCAGGAGATATTGTCTTCCAGAAAGAGCTTAAGGTTAGGGATGCATGTCTGGCAGGAAAAGCAGAGAGATTTGGTGTAGTATCCGATAATGCAGTTGAAATTTATGATTTCTATGGCCACCTTCTATATAAAATAAAAGCAGAAGGTGTACAGAGCATCGATACAAATGAAGACTCAAATCTTTTACTTGTTGGAACCTGGGGAGGTGATGTAAAGCTTCTGAATCTCTCAGCTTTAATACTGAATAAGAGTGAAAATATGAACATCAGTGTCAATCAAACTGAAATAGTTGCTTCCCAAAAAACAGGGGGAATAAAAAACGAAACGCCTGTAAAAATAATAAAAGAAATAGAAGGAATAAAAGAGCATAAGATGGAGCATTTCACATTTAAAGAGCTTTTAGTCGCCTTTCTGGCTGGTGTTATCATTTCTTCCATGACGCTTATTTATTTTAAGACAAAGAAATGAGCATGGAACATTCTGATTTTCTTACTAGGATAACACACTTGACATCGAGAATCGAAAATCTTAAGAACTTTAGACAACAATTTCCATTTGGAATAATTTTGGTCTATAATCAACGGTGGTTCCATTTTTACACCTGAAGAAAGATAGATTTTTTATCCTATTTAGTTTTTACGGTTTAACATTAAAAGTAGTGATCCAAAGGTGATTTAATATTAATTTTTGTGAAAATTTGGGAGTGGACTAAATGAAAGAACGTGGAAGTATATAAAATTAATCAAAAATTAATGTCTGTTAATATATCTTTTTTAAATCTGTGAATAATTTAGTATTCCCACAATTAGAACATTCTTTTTCAGTTGAAGATTCACACAAACAGTTGCTACATCTGTAGACAAATATTGCATTTTTATATCTCGTTGTAATTTTCTTCATCTCTAAAATTAGCTCAGACCATTCCTTTTCATAATCGGAAAATCCAAAATTTGAAAAAACAGCTACTTCACTGATATCTGATGTTTTTGTAATAGCATGAACCCCTGCTGTAAAAGCGTATTTTTCCCAGTTAGGCATGCCAGAAAATGACAGGTCTCTTATTTTCTCAATAGTTCTCATCCATAATATTTTTGCTTTATTTACTACAGGAGGAAAATCTGTAAGATAATGAAAATTTTGAATAATATCATATTTTATTTGCTTAATAAAACAAAATTGTGCAGAAT harbors:
- a CDS encoding sulfite exporter TauE/SafE, which encodes MSGFIPPPTGIEVAFVDITLIKALAVILLGFIGGTLSGFLGSGGAFIMTPGMMNLGVPGILAVGSNITHKFGKALVGSKSHGELGHVDKKMAIMMVVGLVAGVQVAVNINENIFDNLGKVASDLYISIIFIIILTAITLVILRDIIKGNGEDTGKKGHDLPSKIQKIKIPPMVHFDVANITVSLWFPLIVAFATGYLAGTIGVGGFIGVPAMIYILGMSTRLAAGTELFLAIFSGAWGAINYALTGFVDLRLVVLLYLGSLIGVQVGAIATELIEQRVAKLVLVTVIATADLGRIVMIPDYLMKMGLFIMGESTGRLLSNLSIILLFGGAIIGIIIIFKKMVDGLNQSSKTHKTVN
- the nhaX_1 gene encoding stress response protein NhaX, with protein sequence MKKITPFKHILVATDGSKFSEEAVKYAVKLARETGVKLTVLHVANVQGYIEVMWHDMKKRYMDEAEMIMKKLREELNFDDNVNFIIKEGIPYRKIVETAYELGCDLIVLGSHGHSTLEKILLGSVAERVIGISHIPVMIVPPRE